The genomic interval TTAGGGTTTTTGTTAAACCGTTGTTtaactgtttttattgttcttcAAAGTCAagagcctctttctctctctctttctcttggaCCAGGTGAGCTCACCTCTCACACAGCTTACACTGCATCCTTCCCCTGAACACCCCTCCCCAATTAAAGAGGAGCCTCTTGGCCATCTGCAGTCTTCATGCTGCCTGTCCCATCCCACCCCTGTTCCACCTCTGGTTCCTCAGCCTCAGGAGCCCCCACTGGCCCCACCGCTAGGAACCCCAGTCGCAGTTTTGGACAAAGACCAGATGCTCCAAGAAAAGGACAAGCAAATAGAGGAGTTGACTCGCATGCTGAGGCAAAAACAGCGGCTGGTGGAGACGCTGCGCTCTCAGTTGGAGCAGGGCAAACGTGGAGTGACCAAAGAAGTCACAGACATTACAGTGAAGATGGAAAGAGCAGCTCCGGTCAATGGAGAGGGAGTCACAGTGAAGGAGGAGGCAAAGGAGGACATGGAGACATCAACTGATCCACAGCCACAGAGGAAGACACAAACTCAGTGCTCTCAGCAGACGCTGCTCAAACTGCAGCAGATCCACCGGCTTCAAGTGCAGCACCAACAACAACAGGAGCAGCAAATGCAGGTGGAGCAgacaaaacagcagcagcagcagcaaaaatcccagttactGCAGCAACAAAAACTCCAACAGCTAATAATTGAACAGAGCCAGCAGAAACAGAAGCAGGTACAGACCAATCAGAGGAAGCAACAAAGGCCTCAAAAGCAACCACAGCAGAAAGAACGATCGTTACAGACACAACAGGTCAGTCAGGATTTGTCAAACTGTAAATAATACAGGACCTGCATAATAATTGTTCTTAAAGCTTAGACAAAACATCCAGGCTTCCGTATTTCCACACACATCCTTTATGATCTTAGGCCTTTAATAGGTGTGTCGGTTATACTGATCTGCTTTTGTCTTCTGGGCTGTAATACTCACCTTGTGTTTTACAGATCTCACAAGTGTTTATCAACCCACAGACTGGTACTCAGATGACTACATCTTTTCCACTAGACATTTTGAAAGCTCACCCAGCACCTACTCTTGTAACTGATGGCAATGGCAACCATTATCTGATTACTCTTGCCAATAACAGTGTGGAGGGCCTGAATGGAGAATCTCCTCAAAACAAAACCAATGGACGCATCACCCTACAGGTAAAGTACAGAGGTCTTAGTATTGTGTCTCAAGGTTTCAATTTTCCTCACTGTATAAATGGATTAGCTCTTCCTCTTATAGCAGGTTCAGGAAAAAGATAATTTGGAACCATTGCATGGTGCATTTCCTCCAACATAAATTGGTCTGAaaaccagaaaaatttgttcccaaCTGGGTTCATCAGCATGAACCATGATGCCGTCTGTGGCTGTGTCAAACGTAAGAAACTCCAGAAAGTTCACAGAACCTCAAATAAAGCGTTGTCactcagtggagctggacacAATCATTTTCAACATGttgtataaataaagaaagaaagtaaaaaagggacatgctccatttgtgtgttttctggggctaTGTTCAGTGTGACACAAAGTGCATTTGTTCactttctctgctgttcacaagctcagcaaggcaacatttacacatgaaCATGGACTCTCTGTAAACAAATAATACACAATGACTCTGTCCGTTTAtctattggtgcttttccaccgcatggatccagctctacacgactcgacttGAAACGTCTCGGCTCAGCACACTTAaggcttgtcgcttttccactggcagggctcccctgAGAAGTGGACATGGTGACACTGCAAAACgccgtctctaacaggaatcgctggctttgaaaaccacaacagccAGATTGataaagttaggcgctgtttactcatggtgtatttaCACACCCCAGTTcccacagatcagttttacttgttgtacgtttggctttcactggaaatttttgtcagccaccgacccaaggaaCATATAAACCTCTTTAAAACACCTCAAGGTAAAATTAcaagctgccgtcgtgagtagCAGCTGTAAATTAAAAGGTTTTTACAAGCGGCGAGTTTGTGCTGAATTTGagtgagctctgcatttcgtggtgattgacgtgtctctggccaatcagcgctctgcagggtttacacatcaccgtttagtacctacttggcACGGTTGGAAACCTGAGTGAgttgggactgaaaacctacctgGTTCCAGAAACCCTGTACCAGATTTGGTCAGgggaaaagcaaaagaaccGTGCCGAGTTGTgaaggttccatgcagtggaaaagagcctTATGGATCTGTTGCTGAATACGGCCACAGCAACACTGCAAATGAGCACCGCAAACCCCACCTTTAACAGAATCTTGAACAGAACTGGTTctagaaccagagttcttttggtggaaaagagcTATTTGAAGCACTTGTTTGAAGTTCTTGCAAATTTTTTTCCAGAGATTGCAGTCCACCCCTGTTAAGCTACCAAGCCAATCAGTTCCTGAAGAGGCTAATCCTATGAAGCAAACCCAGCAGCCCCAAAAAGCTGCTCCAGTCAAACAGTCCAGTACAAATGTAAGTGGACTTGCTTTTGACTTCACCTTGATACATATTGCATTATCACATCACAATTGCAAATTTGGCTGAGAAGAAGCATTTCCTGCAGGCTTATAATAACATAGCACTGTTGTTCAATTCTGACATGTTAAATTTAAAGGTGTTGTAGTACATAATCAGGCTTAATCCTCCCTGCAGGTGCAAAAGGCAGCACTGCATCTGGAGACTCCTGTTGTTCAACAGTTGAATCATCCAGTGTCTGCCCCACCCAGTCTCCAGCCTTTCTTCCTCAGTGAAGAGTCCAGTCCTATCAATCAGCCAAGCTCTCCTCCTTCACTTAAGGTAGCTCATCATGAACCAGCTCTGATACTCTGAACTAGCCATGTGTTTCATTACATCTCATTTTCCTCTTTTGGTTTCTGTATTCCatttactcattactcaaagtaaacccttccttttttttcttcattttctttctcctaCACCACGATCGATCTCCCTGTCTTGCAGGGAGAAGTATGCCCCACCTTTGACCGGCACACTTTGTTTACTCCTCCTTCTCCAAAACCAGCATGCCATCCCTCTCACCATCTGAAAGTATGACTTCCTCTGCTCTCTGTTCATCTGCATCTGTTTTTTCTGCTCTGGTGGCTAATACTTAAAAAGCCTGTTTCCTTTTCTGCTGACAGTGCAGTAGATGCATACATTTACGGTAACGTTATTGATCTGCTCTTTCCACAGCAGAACGGTTCCAACAATCAGCACATAGATGACTTGTTTGATATTCTCATTAAGAGTGGAGGTAAGCAAAAATCTCCTTAAATGCCATCACAGAAAGTATTACATAGTTGTTTATACAGATACTCAATATAagtataaatgaataattaaataatatataaaactattaaaaacCTTGGTGTTTTTCATgacatatttttttaacatgctCGTCAAATTAAGTGTAGGTTAGGATcttactaatatatatataataatataatatatatatatatatatatatatatattatatatattatatatatatatatatatatatatatatatatatatatatatatatatatatatatatatagctccactgaccatacatgaGCACATTttcatactttcttatcccagTTTCACCCTGCTATTCAATATTCAGGACCTctacaggaccatcacagagcaggtatgatttgggtgctggatcattctcagtgcagtagggacactgagggctttaaaaactccagcatcccTGCTGTacctgatccacttgtaccagcaaaacacacattaacacaccaccaacacgtcaatgtcactgcagccctgagaatgaCCACTAAAAATCataactgctctgtggtgttcctgaccattgaagaacagcgTGAACTCCGGATAAGAGtgtatgcagaaaaacacatgGACTATAGTCTGCAATCGTAGAATTACAAactgagtgtagatacaagtgAGATGTTCCAAATCCAATGATCAGTCAgtgcaaatatatatttcctgAAATGTGTCGTGCCAACTAACGCCTTGTGTAAATGTGGTAAAATCGGTGTGATTAGTCGTCTTGTTAgtttatttaactgtttttttttttaatttcttgttTCTTTTCCCTCTTACATCTGACACAGAAATTTCTGCTGGATTCAAGGCCAATCCAGACCCTTCCCTTTCAGGCCTGCACTCAAATCCTCCCACCCCTTCTCCTCCTTCCTCCCCTCTGCACCTCTCACCTCCCACCCCTCCCTCTGACCATGCCCCTCCCTCTgaccccacccctccccttgaCGCAAACGAGCGCCCCTGCTCAGGAACAGGTCGCCTGGAGGACTTCTTAGAGAGTACCACCGGTGCACCGCTTCTCGGAGTGGAGCCGGGCAGCCCTCTGACACTCATTGACGATCTCCACAACCAGATGCTGAGCACTcccagcattctggatcatcccCCTTCCCCAATGGACACTGGTGACCTGAGCTTCTCACCCCATCCCACGAGCCTGGACTTCGAAGATCCTGCCCTTGATGGCATGGATTGGCTGGACATATCCATGGGAGGTGGCAGTGGTGGGGGGGGAACTGTTCTAGCCCCCTTGGGCTCACACACACCCCCTAgtgtgttttcagcagacttTTTGGACAGTTCAGACCTGCAGATACACTGGGACTCCTGTTTGTAGCTTTGGTCTTAAACTGCTCAGCAGATACATACAGCACACCACTTAGCACCTTCATCCTTATACTGTGTACAGGCTTCTACATACAAACACTTCTAAACTACATGCTGTTTATTATGCTGAAATCATTTTTTCTCATGCTACGCCAGTTTAATGTATGGTTTCTGAGCAGTTCTCTTGTTTGATaggtcttttaaagcactgagTATTATCCCCATCACCCCTGACCATACGTAAACATATTACAgtatgttgtgctggtgtgtttgCCAACAGAGACTCCATGCTCTGGACCAGCAACTTGGCTGCCTACATATCAGACAAGGAATTTCAATTTCCTGATCTAAAAGGGCCCaggtaataataaagaaaatttCCCTCGTTTTTGGAGGTCTTTGATATAGTATGTTAACATtggtaatgtttttaaaacataccTTTCACTCCTAAGTCCAGACAGTCCTTAATGCTAAAACATTGTGATGCTGTAAATCCAATGTGTACACTTGTGTCTGTCATTTCAGCTTGCAGCAGTTTAGCACTGCCCATTAATGCTGAATTATAAGAAGTGTTTTAACATGGGCTGTTCTTTGAATGAGGTGTGATACTTTTAGAAAACAATAATTTGTTTCATTCTAAGAAGCAAAATCAGTATGAAAACGGTTGTGTAAAATTATGCTTCCCTTTTCCTGTTACAAAAAACAATGATAAAAGAGGAACTTATCCAAATAAAATACAAGACGAGTTTAGGATATGGGTCCTTTAAGCTTTCACAACATGGTCATGGTCCTGAATAAATAGTATTTGATTCCTGgtcatgtaaaaataaaaaaagatcagGATTTTTTGCAATTATTGTCCAAACACATTCTTCTGGCGTTCAGTGTTGAACTATTTGGATTACTTCTCCCATGCCACTTTGCTGTCACTCCGCCATAACTGCTTTCCCTGCTGGCACTGATGGAGTTTGGGCACACACTGATGGGAGGAAGGATTTAGGGGAGAGgaagagacaaaaagagagagagagttgttcTCTCCTAATCTCTGCGTTTGGCTTTGGAGTACCTTCCAACATGCCAGTGCTTTCAACTTTGCACTTAAGCTGACTAGACCAAGGGTTCTGGTCTTAAGGAAATCTCCCAATCAAATGAAATCTGCTGGGAAACTGGGTTTGGTGATGTTCACCAGATCTCTATGCATTGCTGTATTTTGAAGTCATATTATTGACTAAAGTCTTCTTCTCTGATTGTATAGATGAGTTGGTGGAGGTCAGGGCTTGGGATCAGGTTTCTGAGAATTtggaaaatgttattttttaaaaaaacaaaataaaatgtaatgaaaatggTGTCTTGGTTTGAGATCTGCTTGCTTCTCTGAATTGCAGtggcatttatatatttttataaattaacTGCTTAGCAATCCTTCAATAGCTGTAAAGCTTATGATTGACAGCCATTTGCAGATATTAGAAAAAGTAGTGtctatacatattttttattgcattatttaCTGAAGCAATGAATCAATAAACCAAGTGGAATCAAGTGAAAATCAAAAATCACATGGTTTAcattaatatttgtatataGTATTATTTACAATCTAGGAGACTTATAAATAAGCAGTAAACActatggctgagcatttcttcTTTCAAATACATGTATTCATATAGTTGAGTTTTTTGACATCATGAATCTAAGGAACCAGTCCTGTTAGTTTGCAGGGTGGGTCTTGTAAGCTGAAGCAGGGTTGTGTCTAGTCTGCAAGGCTTAGCCCCAAGAAGAAATTTTGCTCTATGAAATCTTTACCAAATGTTCATAACATCAAACCCAGCAAGAACTCGGACCTTACTGTGAGGGGCTTTGCTTTAATAGTACAAGTCTACTAAAACTATAAATTGCAACATGTAAATTTactataatattattaataatgtgcAATCTATTATAATGAAtatggttttattatatttacccTCACAGACATATATAACATAGATTTTAAACCACAGAACACTGGGTAATTAATTGTGCTTGTCAATGATGATTTGTAAAACAATTTCTGGTAACCAACAAACTATCAATACAAACAAACTGAAATTCTGTCAGACATAACATAGGTTATCAAAGTAAGATTACAACTAATTCAGTGCACTTTATCCAGGAGGGAATTTGGCGCAGCACTGAATACAGTGCTGGACAGtaaactctggctgctgattggctaaataagtgACGAACAATGAGAAATGCTCACCTCAGAAATACTGAGAAATACTCAGaaattcagaagatatttcctcatcatttgctagctctccagtctgttactggagtcaagccagcctccacttggaaaagcttggtcaaaCTAAATGAtggaggaaataaaataaataagactaaaaataaatgtttgctaTTTAGTGGATGTAATGAAGATATCAAGACATgtcacttaaaaataaaggatatttattatttttctgtcaTTTATATTCTAAATGTTATTAAGAGaaatcctccagtttgcacaaaccactttcacttcataatgaaaGTACAGCATCTGATTATGTCCCTCACTTAAGATCACgccattctgatgtgtcattttaaaataaaagccctttgtcTTGTCCTATCCCTGTaactttatttccaaatttagatcattattaaaaagaaactgttagtttgcacagaacaatttcactgcAGAATGAAAGTACtccacctgattatgtcactcacttaagaTCGTGCCATTCTGGTatgccatttcaaaataaaggccatttgtgTTTTCCTATCGCTATAAATTTAATTCGAAATTTAGATAAATATTACAAGAAAACCATTAGTTTGTATAGAagaatttcacttcataatgataatacaccacctgattatgtcacttaAGATCTCGTCATACTGATGTACACAGAAATGATTTTCATGTTAAAATGAGATGAGAAATTTTAGAAGACTTCAAtgttaaaacacaaaaccagaaTGTATTGATATTAAATAATTGACACACTCAGgtgctgtactatcattatTATGGAGTAAAACTTTTGTGTAATAACAAGAGGATTCCATTTAATAGCAGTTTAAACATAGAGGAAATACAATTGATAAGTTATAATTTACATGGTAGTTATTCTGGCATTACTAACCAGAATGgcttgatattaagtgagagacatatTCATGTGGTGTACTTTCATTCTACAgcgaaattgttctgtgcaaactaaagcaTTCCTTTTAATATTTATCCAAATTAGGAATTAAACTTACAGTGATGGGACAACACAAAAGGCttatattttgaaataacaAATTAGAATGACGTGATATTAAGTAAGTGACATATTTAGGTGGTATAATGTATGGCACACCAGAATGGTTTGATATCACGTGAGTaatatgaagtgaaattgttctgtgcaaacaagtggtttccttttaataatcatctaaatttggaattaaagttaCAGGTATGGAACAAGACAAAGGGCTAATAATGACgtgatattaagtgagtgacatattCAGGTGAGGAAGAAGATCGGAAACCAATCCTCTACATCAGCAGGAAATTATTTCCAAGAGAGATTTAACTACTCTACTGTGGAAAACTAGGTTCTAACAGTGAAGTGGGCATTGGACTCTTTGAAATGCTATCTTTTAGGTGCTAACTGCATACTAGAAACTGACCATAGGGCATTACAGTGGATGTATAGAATGGAAGATAGTAACGCAAGTATTACGAGATGGTATTTGTCATTTCaaccattcacatttaaagtgCAGTACCACAAAAGCACTCAGAACATTACAGCTGATTTCCTCTCTACCtctcctctctgaaccaacccTGATCCTAATCTGTCACGAAGGTACCACTGATCTCTGAGGACCTCCTGGAACTTGAAAGAAGATGAAGGCATGGTGAGAAGTCACAccaacctggaggaacaggggCGCATGTGCTATTTTTCTATACTTCTGTTGAAAAACACCCATAGGGCATCTAAAATGAGTAAAGACACATGAGCATAGGTCCTCACCAaggctgtatatatatatgtccacTTTTATTTGACCAGTCTGAGATGAGGATAAATGAGCTGCTAATAGAGCGCTGCGCTGAAGACCTTTGGTTCGAtgcctgctccaggtgactgtctgtgaggagtttggtgtgttctccccgtgtccgcgtgggtttcctccgggtgctccggtttcctcccacagcccacagtccaaaaagtcCCACACCCTCATAAGCCCCCCACACAACACGCCGTATATGCCAATGTCACAAAACGGATGTAAATGTCATCGACATATgcgcaaaaagaaaaaaaaactcgaTGCTATtggcatatgccactgtcacccgtaCGTAAAGTTCCGATGTCACTGGCATGGGTCAGCGTCATCCGAACGTAAGATGCCGATACCTTTCCATGTTATTACCGCTACTAATGTTGCTGTTCGGAGGGTATTTTCAGATTTCCCCCTAAATATAACCGCCCACTCGCCGGTATCCGCCTATCTACTAGTCTTCGGCCTGTGTGTCCCGCCCACTTGAaggtcaagccatccaatcatAAGTTACCTTTGTAATTTGtcgtttctgattggctgaaacggAGGCACTTTGCAATGGCTGCATGTGTGACGCGTGCGCGCAGGTCAGGGAACAAGCTGTGTAGGTGCGCGTACAAGAAATCGTGATCCCTCGAAATATCCGCGCGTGCGCAGAAACCTCATTGCTCGCTCAATATGTCCGCGCGCGTGAATGAAGAATAAGGTGTACAGTTACATCTAAAACACTTTGAAGGCTTTATGCCATTTTGTGGTCTTTAAAACTTTTCTAAGTAATCTAGAAGTTTCTCATCTGTCTTGAATACATTTACGAAGCTGATGGACGCTATTGTTTTGTACGATAGTTTAGTGGATCTATTACTGAAGTAAGTGCCAATCAAGCCCCACCTTGATTTTTTCCCTGAAATACCCATATTGCCCAGCAGAGGGCGATACATACTAAGGAAATCACAGTCCCAAAGTGAAACACAACACTGATTAGTACAATTCACAAATTAAACcgttatttaaaaacatgtttatggTTGCTATTACAATTATTCAAACCAATTACAAATTAAGTTTATTAGCAAGATGTACAAATGTTCAGCTGTTTGTAATCAACCAATGAAATGAGAACAACTTTAGTAGTGTAGTAGTTTAGTAGTAGTTTTAATACTGGAGTTTTTTTAACGGAAACCCAGGTGCACTTGCAAACAGCACAATCTGTTTCTGTTTTAGAAGCAAGCAGAAATAGTCAGAAGTTTTAAACTTGTATAGTAGGTTTATTCTGAAAACATTTAAGAACAGTGTGGTGCAATGTACACATCAGTGGATCTAAGAATGATTTTGCTTAATAAATTCATGTACTTCTCTAGCAACCCATCCACACAGTAGAACAGTTTCTGGTTGTAGTATGTCAAAGGGTTGACACTGTATCTCCTAATAACTTATTGTTTCAAAATTATGACTTTCCTTGAATTACTCCTTGAAATATTgccaatattaaaataatgactAACAAAGTTAGTTATTCAGAGAACCTCACCTTTTAAGAGCAAAAATGAATCTGT from Hoplias malabaricus isolate fHopMal1 chromosome 3, fHopMal1.hap1, whole genome shotgun sequence carries:
- the mrtfab gene encoding myocardin related transcription factor Ab isoform X6 is translated as MAIHSVLQLKLQQRRTREELVSQGIMPPLKSPAAFHEQRKSLERARTEDYLKRKIRSRPERSELVRMHILEETSAEPSLQAKQLKLKRARLADDLNDKISHRPGPIELIHKNILPVPALIGSGSPKGENSSLDEDSSDALSPDQPGSQDSPLSHAPQLSPSNMLNLNRPTSPTQFLTQAAPSLHNAPDSSSSPNLTNGTLMATSARPPTGPAKQPQSKSSADRPAQRPKKPKESKPKVKKLKYHQYIPPDQKNDREPPPQLDSSYAKILHQQQLFLQLQIISQQQQHYNYHTILPAPPKLPTEQQQQQPPATTGPSPSRCTSTPSTAPSNQNGTNRQSQPAAGGAKPGVLPANLDEFKVAELKQELKLRGLTVSGTKNDLIERLKNYQEQNGGTGQADGSGTVKIVPGTPQQVAAQSKDATVKVTSYQQVLSSNAVHTAAQIMRFSSTSSSPPVSPTPSDRSLTGLSADETSCNGDVFGEMVSSPLTQLTLHPSPEHPSPIKEEPLGHLQSSCCLSHPTPVPPLVPQPQEPPLAPPLGTPVAVLDKDQMLQEKDKQIEELTRMLRQKQRLVETLRSQLEQGKRGVTKEVTDITVKMERAAPVNGEGVTVKEEAKEDMETSTDPQPQRKTQTQCSQQTLLKLQQIHRLQVQHQQQQEQQMQVEQTKQQQQQQKSQLLQQQKLQQLIIEQSQQKQKQVQTNQRKQQRPQKQPQQKERSLQTQQISQVFINPQTGTQMTTSFPLDILKAHPAPTLVTDGNGNHYLITLANNSVEGLNGESPQNKTNGRITLQRLQSTPVKLPSQSVPEEANPMKQTQQPQKAAPVKQSSTNVQKAALHLETPVVQQLNHPVSAPPSLQPFFLSEESSPINQPSSPPSLKGEVCPTFDRHTLFTPPSPKPACHPSHHLKQNGSNNQHIDDLFDILIKSGEISAGFKANPDPSLSGLHSNPPTPSPPSSPLHLSPPTPPSDHAPPSDPTPPLDANERPCSGTGRLEDFLESTTGAPLLGVEPGSPLTLIDDLHNQMLSTPSILDHPPSPMDTGDLSFSPHPTSLDFEDPALDGMDWLDISMGGGSGGGGTVLAPLGSHTPPSVFSADFLDSSDLQIHWDSCL
- the mrtfab gene encoding myocardin related transcription factor Ab isoform X1 produces the protein MVSAPASGSAPSPQSEAVTSELQELSLQSIPSLLPLSERKNDFSSFWRRKAMAIHSVLQLKLQQRRTREELVSQGIMPPLKSPAAFHEQRKSLERARTEDYLKRKIRSRPERSELVRMHILEETSAEPSLQAKQLKLKRARLADDLNDKISHRPGPIELIHKNILPVPALIGSGSPKGENSSLDEDSSDALSPDQPGSQDSPLSHAPQLSPSNMLNLNRPTSPTQFLTQAAPSLHNAPDSSSSPNLTNGTLMATSARPPTGPAKQPQSKSSADRPAQRPKKPKESKPKVKKLKYHQYIPPDQKNDREPPPQLDSSYAKILHQQQLFLQLQIISQQQQHYNYHTILPAPPKLPTEQQQQQPPATTGPSPSRCTSTPSTAPSNQNGTNRQSQPAAGGAKPGVLPANLDEFKVAELKQELKLRGLTVSGTKNDLIERLKNYQEQNGGTGQADGSGTVKIVPGTPQQVAAQSKDATVKVTSYQQVLSSNAVHTAAQIMRFSSTSSSPPVSPTPSDRSLTGLSADETSCNGDVFGEMVSSPLTQLTLHPSPEHPSPIKEEPLGHLQSSCCLSHPTPVPPLVPQPQEPPLAPPLGTPVAVLDKDQMLQEKDKQIEELTRMLRQKQRLVETLRSQLEQGKRGVTKEVTDITVKMERAAPVNGEGVTVKEEAKEDMETSTDPQPQRKTQTQCSQQTLLKLQQIHRLQVQHQQQQEQQMQVEQTKQQQQQQKSQLLQQQKLQQLIIEQSQQKQKQVQTNQRKQQRPQKQPQQKERSLQTQQISQVFINPQTGTQMTTSFPLDILKAHPAPTLVTDGNGNHYLITLANNSVEGLNGESPQNKTNGRITLQRLQSTPVKLPSQSVPEEANPMKQTQQPQKAAPVKQSSTNVQKAALHLETPVVQQLNHPVSAPPSLQPFFLSEESSPINQPSSPPSLKGEVCPTFDRHTLFTPPSPKPACHPSHHLKQNGSNNQHIDDLFDILIKSGEISAGFKANPDPSLSGLHSNPPTPSPPSSPLHLSPPTPPSDHAPPSDPTPPLDANERPCSGTGRLEDFLESTTGAPLLGVEPGSPLTLIDDLHNQMLSTPSILDHPPSPMDTGDLSFSPHPTSLDFEDPALDGMDWLDISMGGGSGGGGTVLAPLGSHTPPSVFSADFLDSSDLQIHWDSCL
- the mrtfab gene encoding myocardin related transcription factor Ab isoform X3 gives rise to the protein MVSAPASGSAPSPQSEAVTSELQELSLQSIPSLLPLSERKNVLQLKLQQRRTREELVSQGIMPPLKSPAAFHEQRKSLERARTEDYLKRKIRSRPERSELVRMHILEETSAEPSLQAKQLKLKRARLADDLNDKISHRPGPIELIHKNILPVPALIGSGSPKGENSSLDEDSSDALSPDQPGSQDSPLSHAPQLSPSNMLNLNRPTSPTQFLTQAAPSLHNAPDSSSSPNLTNGTLMATSARPPTGPAKQPQSKSSADRPAQRPKKPKESKPKVKKLKYHQYIPPDQKNDREPPPQLDSSYAKILHQQQLFLQLQIISQQQQHYNYHTILPAPPKLPTEQQQQQPPATTGPSPSRCTSTPSTAPSNQNGTNRQSQPAAGGAKPGVLPANLDEFKVAELKQELKLRGLTVSGTKNDLIERLKNYQEQNGGTGQADGSGTVKIVPGTPQQVAAQSKDATVKVTSYQQVLSSNAVHTAAQIMRFSSTSSSPPVSPTPSDRSLTGLSADETSCNGDVFGEMVSSPLTQLTLHPSPEHPSPIKEEPLGHLQSSCCLSHPTPVPPLVPQPQEPPLAPPLGTPVAVLDKDQMLQEKDKQIEELTRMLRQKQRLVETLRSQLEQGKRGVTKEVTDITVKMERAAPVNGEGVTVKEEAKEDMETSTDPQPQRKTQTQCSQQTLLKLQQIHRLQVQHQQQQEQQMQVEQTKQQQQQQKSQLLQQQKLQQLIIEQSQQKQKQVQTNQRKQQRPQKQPQQKERSLQTQQISQVFINPQTGTQMTTSFPLDILKAHPAPTLVTDGNGNHYLITLANNSVEGLNGESPQNKTNGRITLQRLQSTPVKLPSQSVPEEANPMKQTQQPQKAAPVKQSSTNVQKAALHLETPVVQQLNHPVSAPPSLQPFFLSEESSPINQPSSPPSLKGEVCPTFDRHTLFTPPSPKPACHPSHHLKQNGSNNQHIDDLFDILIKSGEISAGFKANPDPSLSGLHSNPPTPSPPSSPLHLSPPTPPSDHAPPSDPTPPLDANERPCSGTGRLEDFLESTTGAPLLGVEPGSPLTLIDDLHNQMLSTPSILDHPPSPMDTGDLSFSPHPTSLDFEDPALDGMDWLDISMGGGSGGGGTVLAPLGSHTPPSVFSADFLDSSDLQIHWDSCL
- the mrtfab gene encoding myocardin related transcription factor Ab isoform X2, producing MVSAPASGSAPSPQSEAVTSELQELSLQSIPSLLPLSERKNDFSSFWRRKAMAIHSVLQLKLQQRRTREELVSQGIMPPLKSPAAFHEQRKSLERARTEDYLKRKIRSRPERSELVRMHILEETSAEPSLQAKQLKLKRARLADDLNDKISHRPGPIELIHKNILPVPALIGSGSPKGENSSLDEDSSDALSPDQPGSQDSPLSHAPQLSPSNMLNLNRPTSPTQFLTQAAPSLHNAPDSSSSPNLTNGTLMATSARPPTGPAKQPQSKSSADRPAQRPKKPKESKPKVKKLKYHQYIPPDQKNDREPPPQLDSSYAKILHQQQLFLQLQIISQQQQHYNYHTILPAPPKLPTEQQQQQPPATTGPSPSRCTSTPSTAPSNQNGTNRQSQPAAGGAKPGVLPANLDEFKVAELKQELKLRGLTVSGTKNDLIERLKNYQEQNGGTGQADGSGTVKIVPGTPQQVAAQSKDATVKVTSYQQVLSSNAVHTAAQIMRFSSTSSSPPVSPTPSDRSLTGLSADETSCNGDVFGEMVSSPLTQLTLHPSPEHPSPIKEEPLGHLQSSCCLSHPTPVPPLVPQPQEPPLAPPLGTPVAVLDKDQMLQEKDKQIEELTRMLRQKQRLVETLRSQLEQGKRGVTKEVTDITVKMERAAPVNGEGVTVKEEAKEDMETSTDPQPQRKTQTQCSQQTLLKLQQIHRLQVQHQQQQEQQMQVEQTKQQQQQQKSQLLQQQKLQQLIIEQSQQKQKQVQTNQRKQQRPQKQPQQKERSLQTQQISQVFINPQTGTQMTTSFPLDILKAHPAPTLVTDGNGNHYLITLANNSVEGLNGESPQNKTNGRITLQRLQSTPVKLPSQSVPEEANPMKQTQQPQKAAPVKQSSTNVQKAALHLETPVVQQLNHPVSAPPSLQPFFLSEESSPINQPSSPPSLKGEVCPTFDRHTLFTPPSPKPACHPSHHLKNGSNNQHIDDLFDILIKSGEISAGFKANPDPSLSGLHSNPPTPSPPSSPLHLSPPTPPSDHAPPSDPTPPLDANERPCSGTGRLEDFLESTTGAPLLGVEPGSPLTLIDDLHNQMLSTPSILDHPPSPMDTGDLSFSPHPTSLDFEDPALDGMDWLDISMGGGSGGGGTVLAPLGSHTPPSVFSADFLDSSDLQIHWDSCL